From a single Leptidea sinapis chromosome 1, ilLepSina1.1, whole genome shotgun sequence genomic region:
- the LOC126970837 gene encoding LOW QUALITY PROTEIN: NADH-cytochrome b5 reductase-like (The sequence of the model RefSeq protein was modified relative to this genomic sequence to represent the inferred CDS: deleted 1 base in 1 codon; substituted 1 base at 1 genomic stop codon): MEEPIEPSKDDCCNNGCNPCIFDVYDMQMKLFRKSKEKANIFYLLHYLXYKYAPFFVVEAIDICRYHKLIKFKKRTEGNTVSWKPGSHFFILIRLDEDKYSRAYTPIKLTTQLKEDFDFSIIIKSYEGGLVSKYLYNLERNDTTLWRGPFNSYDVVPNKYKNIVMVGQGIGVIPLIWIIDIILRDEDDMTKVSLHYCCQSIDQVLFRDDLYSFKSYWNFNYNKITSKVLAMASKQ; the protein is encoded by the exons ATGGAGGAACCTATTGAACCGAGCAAAGATGATTGCTGCAACAATGGTTGTAATCCTTGTATTTTTGATGTTTATGATATGCAAATGAAACTGTTTAGAAAATCTAAGGAGaaagcaaatattttttatttactacacTATCT ATGATATAAATATGCACCGTTTTTTGTAGTAGAAGCGATAGACATATGTCGCtatcataaattaattaaatttaaaaaaagaactgaAGGAAACACTGTTTCATGGAAACCCGGCagtcatttttttattcttattagaTTGGATGAAGATAAATATTCCAGAGCTTACACCCCTATTAAATTAACAACACAATTAAAAGAGGATTTTgacttttcaattattattaaatcatatgAGGGTGGTCTAGTTtcaaagtatttatataatcttgAAAGAAATGACACTACATTATGGAGAGGGCCATTCAACTCATATGATGTTGTTcccaataaatataaaaatattgttatggtCGGTCAAGGAATTGGTGTAATACCATTAATTTGGATCATAGACATCATACTAAGGGATGAGGATGATATGACCAAAGTTTCCTTACATTATTGTTGTCAATCAATTGACCAAGTGTTATTCAGAGATGatctttattcatttaaatcatattggAATTTTAATTACAACAAAATCACTTCCAAGGTTCTAGCTATGGCATCCAAACAATAA
- the LOC126980114 gene encoding uncharacterized protein LOC126980114, producing MEEPIEPSKDDCCNNGCNPCIFDVYDMQMKLLRKSKEKAILFRDDLYSFKSYWSFNYYIYLNI from the exons ATGGAGGAACCTATTGAACCAAGCAAAGATGATTGCTGCAACAATGGTTGTAATCCTTGTATTTTTGATGTTTATGATATGCAAATGAAACTGCTTAGAAAATCTAAGGAGAAAGCAA TTTTATTCAGAGATGatctttattcatttaaatcatattggAGTTTTAATTACtacatatatttaa ACATTTAA